The Thiohalomonas denitrificans genome contains a region encoding:
- a CDS encoding aminotransferase class V-fold PLP-dependent enzyme gives MPLRRRDFLTVATLAAALPELGGYRRATGAEIVDGDWETIRAQFRLDPTYVNMAGLLLTSHPEPVHNAIREYRIALDESPALYAMENRWDLERRARRAAARFIGARYQEVALTDSTTMGLSQIYNGIRVRSDQELLTTEEDYYATQQALRYTSRRTGASLRIVPMPSAEASAVSTERIVDRLIAEVRPETRVLGLTWVHSKTGLKLPVRQIAEELAVINRRRDETDRVLLVLDGVHGFGVEDFQVSDLGCDFFAAGAHKWLFGPRGTGIIWGRPERTAEVDITIPTFTPDGTWGGHMTPGGFKPFEHQWALPAAFRFQENIGRDAIAARIHELNRQMREGLSTIPQVRLHTPMKPDLASGITCFDIEGMRPEQVVEALLERNFVTSETPYKPSSARVTPGLFNTPEEVDRTLAAIDAIAKRA, from the coding sequence ATGCCACTCAGGCGTCGCGATTTCCTCACAGTCGCAACACTGGCTGCTGCATTACCGGAACTTGGCGGTTACCGCAGGGCGACAGGGGCTGAAATAGTGGATGGCGACTGGGAGACCATCCGGGCCCAGTTCCGGCTTGATCCGACTTACGTCAATATGGCTGGCCTGCTTTTGACATCCCACCCGGAGCCTGTTCATAACGCCATCCGCGAATATCGAATCGCTCTGGACGAAAGTCCCGCCCTCTATGCCATGGAAAACCGCTGGGATCTGGAGCGCAGGGCGCGCCGGGCCGCTGCACGTTTCATCGGTGCCCGGTACCAGGAGGTGGCGCTGACGGACAGCACCACGATGGGACTATCCCAAATCTACAACGGTATTCGGGTTCGTTCCGATCAGGAGCTGCTCACCACCGAAGAAGACTACTACGCGACCCAGCAGGCCCTGCGATATACAAGCCGCCGCACAGGTGCATCCCTTCGCATCGTGCCGATGCCGTCCGCGGAAGCCTCCGCAGTGAGCACAGAACGCATCGTCGACAGACTGATTGCTGAAGTGCGTCCCGAAACACGGGTGCTCGGTCTGACCTGGGTGCACTCGAAGACAGGACTGAAACTGCCGGTTCGGCAAATTGCCGAAGAGTTGGCAGTCATCAATCGTCGTCGGGATGAGACCGACCGGGTCTTGTTGGTTCTTGACGGTGTGCACGGTTTCGGTGTGGAGGATTTCCAGGTGAGCGACCTCGGCTGTGATTTTTTCGCCGCAGGCGCCCACAAATGGCTGTTCGGACCCAGGGGTACGGGAATCATCTGGGGCCGGCCGGAGCGAACCGCAGAGGTGGACATCACCATTCCGACGTTTACCCCTGACGGAACCTGGGGCGGTCACATGACCCCCGGCGGGTTCAAACCCTTCGAGCACCAATGGGCACTGCCGGCCGCATTCCGATTCCAGGAGAACATTGGTCGCGATGCCATCGCTGCACGCATCCACGAACTCAACCGTCAAATGCGGGAAGGCCTGTCAACGATCCCGCAGGTCCGACTGCACACCCCAATGAAGCCTGATCTTGCATCCGGCATCACCTGTTTCGATATCGAAGGCATGAGACCGGAACAGGTAGTCGAAGCGTTGCTGGAGCGGAATTTCGTGACCAGTGAAACGCCCTATAAGCCGTCCTCGGCACGGGTGACTCCGGGACTGTTCAACACCCCCGAAGAGGTGGACCGGACGTTGGCCGCCATTGATGCGATAGCAAAACGAGCCTGA
- a CDS encoding type II toxin-antitoxin system HipA family toxin, with protein MDYHAVIWTRRPEGPVKMGDLVVTPRETRFSYTEEYLELGPAAAGLALLSSQRLYGRNPVIFQARDAMPLHPRLMALIPGEGRRNIQRRIYSRILEKRPNPPATGFEMDWELLLLTGHDGIGHLDLFRDDRAAEASYTRAATMAPTPGNRSRFWKTIRDDVALDVELMDAEAVAELLGPTPSAGGMIPKLLVAIPDAPEWDGTFARPGTPEVEGRRFVEVVLKIEPSEYRGVAELEAECLELHREAGFEVPRSWRATLDGLELLAVERLDFTAEGLPIPMESLFSVFATGRRDFNSNQDTDLAEVGSWLEKLASVVNMDVRAVQREMYRRLCMAVCTGNGDMHLQNLSFLGGPEEVRLSPIYDPAPMRAWPQHDVRLAVPLDFDDTIGGFGENLIELGTKYGLTRKQAGEMLRWSLEVTDDYAERVQSLSAVPEERRHRLAATVQREREHLRIALDGA; from the coding sequence ATGGATTATCACGCCGTCATCTGGACGCGCCGACCGGAAGGTCCGGTCAAGATGGGAGACCTGGTGGTGACGCCTCGGGAGACCCGATTCAGCTATACCGAGGAGTATCTCGAGCTCGGGCCTGCTGCAGCCGGCCTGGCGCTCCTTTCCTCGCAGCGCCTCTACGGCCGCAACCCCGTCATATTCCAGGCCCGGGACGCCATGCCGCTCCATCCCCGCCTCATGGCGCTGATTCCCGGAGAAGGGCGGCGCAATATCCAGCGCCGTATCTACTCACGCATCCTGGAGAAACGACCCAATCCACCGGCCACCGGGTTCGAGATGGATTGGGAGTTGTTGCTACTCACAGGCCACGACGGTATCGGCCATCTCGACCTGTTCCGGGATGACCGTGCAGCCGAAGCCTCCTACACCCGCGCTGCGACCATGGCGCCGACGCCCGGGAATCGCTCCAGGTTCTGGAAGACCATTCGGGACGATGTCGCCCTCGATGTGGAACTCATGGATGCCGAGGCTGTGGCCGAACTGCTGGGGCCCACGCCGTCCGCCGGCGGCATGATCCCCAAGCTGCTGGTTGCCATACCGGACGCGCCGGAATGGGATGGCACATTCGCCCGACCCGGTACTCCGGAAGTGGAGGGGCGGCGCTTCGTCGAGGTGGTGCTCAAGATCGAGCCCTCGGAGTACCGGGGCGTCGCCGAACTCGAAGCCGAGTGCCTCGAACTCCACCGGGAGGCGGGATTCGAGGTACCGAGGTCGTGGCGGGCCACACTGGATGGCCTGGAATTACTCGCCGTCGAACGCCTCGATTTCACTGCCGAAGGGCTCCCGATCCCCATGGAGAGTCTGTTTTCGGTGTTCGCCACCGGGCGTAGGGATTTCAACTCCAATCAGGATACCGACCTGGCCGAGGTCGGTTCATGGCTCGAGAAACTCGCCTCCGTGGTAAACATGGACGTGCGAGCGGTGCAACGGGAGATGTATCGACGCTTGTGTATGGCGGTGTGTACCGGCAACGGCGACATGCACCTGCAAAACCTCTCGTTTCTGGGTGGGCCGGAAGAGGTCCGCCTCTCGCCGATCTATGACCCGGCGCCCATGCGGGCTTGGCCACAACATGATGTCCGACTCGCGGTACCTCTCGATTTCGACGACACAATCGGGGGCTTCGGCGAGAACCTGATCGAGCTGGGAACGAAATACGGGCTGACGCGAAAGCAGGCCGGCGAGATGCTCAGGTGGTCGCTTGAGGTGACCGATGATTATGCAGAGCGGGTGCAAAGTCTGAGTGCCGTACCGGAAGAGCGCCGCCACCGACTGGCCGCCACGGTTCAGCGGGAACGGGAGCACCTGCGGATCGCATTGGATGGTGCTTGA
- a CDS encoding DUF3579 domain-containing protein: MSLSVQIIIRNFTKDGQRFRPGDWAQRLASVAGRTGSGGRIRFHPKVRVITIDGANCVLVDTSLEQQEPMLLKFLLDFARTNNLVTEEIPQGLDYPEPHAAEA; the protein is encoded by the coding sequence ATGAGTCTTTCAGTGCAGATCATTATCAGGAACTTCACCAAGGACGGGCAGCGATTCCGACCTGGCGATTGGGCGCAGCGCCTTGCATCGGTCGCAGGCCGAACCGGTTCGGGAGGCCGTATCCGGTTCCATCCCAAAGTTCGCGTGATCACCATCGACGGTGCCAACTGCGTGCTGGTGGATACCAGTCTGGAACAGCAAGAGCCGATGCTGCTGAAGTTTCTGCTGGATTTCGCCAGAACCAACAACCTGGTGACTGAAGAAATACCGCAGGGGCTTGACTACCCGGAACCCCATGCGGCGGAAGCCTGA
- a CDS encoding rhodanese-like domain-containing protein produces the protein MPESLLRHLKPSGAYELLQSEPRAVLIDIRSGMEFLFVGHPVGAIHIPWIDEPDWDINPNFVKQVKALMLGGVICEADSMCAPVILICRSGKRSLEAGKALVQAGLPQVYNVLDGFEGELDEHHHRSSLGGWRFENLPWEQC, from the coding sequence ATGCCCGAATCCCTACTGCGTCACCTGAAGCCCAGCGGTGCCTATGAACTGCTCCAAAGCGAACCAAGGGCCGTACTCATCGACATTCGATCCGGTATGGAGTTTCTCTTTGTCGGCCATCCGGTCGGTGCCATTCACATTCCCTGGATCGACGAACCAGACTGGGATATCAACCCCAACTTCGTCAAACAGGTAAAGGCCCTGATGCTAGGAGGGGTAATCTGTGAAGCGGACAGTATGTGCGCCCCCGTGATTCTCATCTGCCGAAGTGGCAAACGTTCGCTCGAGGCAGGCAAGGCGCTGGTCCAGGCGGGGCTCCCTCAGGTCTACAACGTGCTGGACGGTTTTGAAGGGGAACTCGATGAGCACCATCACCGGAGCAGTCTGGGTGGCTGGCGTTTTGAGAACCTGCCGTGGGAGCAGTGTTAA